A stretch of Caldanaerobius polysaccharolyticus DSM 13641 DNA encodes these proteins:
- the priA gene encoding primosomal protein N' gives MRFAEVIIDINSSSVDKIYDYIVPEDMELQPGMRVVVDFNRRLIEGFVVGIKETSEIHISKLKSVVKLIDSKPVLTGKQLVLAHWMKERYLCHLVEALKCIMPVGSSKSMETARMMITLRVSEDEVVRFISSNSRNTRQVAVLSELLKNKLHPLAASQVIKATGADYSVLKRLKEMGLVDIFYGDVDKNPYTSYRCSLSGKLKLTAEQRMALDEIKKGLDAGSGKYLLHGVTGSGKTEVFLQAIEYNIEKGKDAIVLVPEISLTPQTIERFKSRFNDAVAVLHSRLSEGERADQWKKIRDGKVKIVIGVRSGVFAPFKNLGLVIVDEEHENTYKQSDMRPKYDAREVAEKRCEMEGAVLVLASATPSVLSYYRAQQGQFKLLELKKRINSNNMPCVQIVDMRQELMAGNRSIFSRALYQEIKRALAKREQMILFLNRRGYYTFVSCRMCGFVMKCPHCNISMTYHVEGKLRCHYCGYSEDVPSVCPSCGQKSIRYFGIGTERVEKEIKRLFPEIRVLRMDVDTTRRKGSFERIYNAFKNREADVLIGTQMISKGLDFPGVSLVGVITADTALNFPDYNASERTFQLITQVAGRAGRGDGVGRVIVQTYYPDHYAILCARDHDYEGFYRKEIAFREKTGYPPFSELAVFTLSGLDDEIVMENSKLLYDIINVCNDGSVEVFAPVPALLHKLKDRYRWNIVLKSRHGDKLRRVISLSYDRIKEIGSKDILVSYDINYVTLA, from the coding sequence TTGAGGTTCGCTGAGGTCATAATTGATATCAATTCATCCAGCGTGGATAAAATCTACGATTACATTGTCCCCGAGGACATGGAATTGCAACCAGGTATGAGGGTGGTAGTGGATTTTAATAGAAGGCTCATAGAGGGTTTTGTGGTGGGTATAAAAGAGACCAGCGAAATCCACATATCAAAGCTTAAAAGCGTCGTAAAGCTCATAGATTCCAAGCCGGTGTTGACGGGCAAACAGCTGGTTTTGGCTCATTGGATGAAAGAAAGGTATCTTTGCCATTTGGTAGAGGCTTTAAAGTGTATAATGCCTGTCGGCTCAAGTAAGTCCATGGAAACAGCTCGCATGATGATTACGTTAAGGGTGTCCGAGGATGAGGTGGTGCGATTTATATCTTCAAATAGCAGAAATACCAGGCAGGTAGCCGTTTTAAGTGAACTTTTAAAAAATAAGCTGCATCCTTTAGCGGCTTCGCAGGTTATAAAGGCGACGGGTGCCGACTATTCCGTATTAAAGCGCTTAAAGGAAATGGGGCTTGTAGACATCTTTTATGGAGACGTAGACAAAAACCCGTACACATCGTATCGCTGCAGCTTATCCGGGAAGTTAAAGCTGACCGCTGAGCAGCGCATGGCGCTGGATGAGATCAAAAAGGGGTTGGATGCCGGCAGCGGTAAGTATCTTTTGCACGGGGTGACAGGCAGTGGCAAGACTGAGGTTTTCCTGCAGGCGATAGAGTACAATATTGAAAAAGGCAAGGATGCCATAGTCCTGGTCCCTGAGATATCCCTGACGCCTCAGACCATAGAGCGCTTTAAAAGCAGGTTTAATGACGCCGTAGCTGTCTTACACAGCAGGCTTTCGGAGGGCGAGCGCGCCGACCAGTGGAAAAAAATAAGGGATGGAAAGGTAAAAATAGTTATAGGGGTGAGAAGCGGTGTGTTCGCCCCCTTTAAAAACCTTGGCCTGGTGATTGTGGACGAGGAACACGAAAACACTTATAAGCAGTCGGATATGAGGCCCAAATACGATGCCCGTGAGGTGGCAGAAAAGAGATGTGAGATGGAAGGCGCCGTGCTGGTACTGGCATCTGCAACGCCTTCTGTTTTAAGTTATTACAGGGCGCAGCAAGGGCAGTTTAAGCTGCTTGAGTTGAAAAAAAGGATCAATAGTAATAATATGCCTTGTGTGCAAATCGTGGATATGAGGCAGGAACTGATGGCTGGCAATCGCTCTATTTTTAGCAGAGCGCTTTATCAGGAGATAAAAAGGGCTCTTGCGAAGCGTGAGCAGATGATACTTTTTTTGAACAGAAGAGGTTATTATACCTTTGTGTCCTGCAGGATGTGCGGTTTTGTGATGAAATGCCCTCATTGCAACATATCCATGACATACCACGTGGAGGGAAAGCTTCGCTGTCATTACTGCGGTTACAGCGAGGATGTGCCTTCTGTATGCCCTTCCTGTGGGCAGAAAAGCATTAGATATTTTGGCATAGGCACAGAAAGGGTGGAAAAAGAGATCAAAAGGCTTTTTCCTGAAATCAGGGTTCTCAGAATGGATGTAGACACCACGAGAAGAAAAGGCTCTTTTGAGAGGATTTATAACGCGTTTAAAAACAGAGAGGCAGATGTCCTTATAGGAACCCAGATGATATCCAAAGGGTTGGATTTCCCAGGGGTCTCGCTGGTGGGCGTTATAACGGCGGATACAGCATTGAATTTTCCGGATTATAACGCCTCTGAGCGAACGTTTCAGCTGATCACCCAGGTAGCGGGAAGAGCGGGCAGAGGTGATGGCGTTGGAAGGGTTATTGTTCAAACCTATTACCCGGATCATTACGCTATTCTATGCGCAAGAGACCATGACTACGAAGGATTCTATAGAAAGGAGATAGCATTTCGAGAAAAAACAGGCTACCCTCCTTTTTCAGAGCTGGCGGTCTTTACCCTTTCAGGCCTTGACGATGAAATTGTGATGGAGAATTCTAAGCTGTTATATGATATAATAAATGTGTGCAACGATGGCAGTGTGGAAGTATTTGCGCCGGTGCCTGCTTTGCTTCACAAGCTGAAAGACAGATACCGGTGGAATATTGTGTTAAAAAGCAGGCATGGCGATAAATTAAGGCGCGTTATAAGCCTTAGTTACGACAGGATAAAAGAGATAGGCAGCAAGGATATCTTGGTTTCTTACGATATAAATTATGTAACACTGGCATAG
- the dapF gene encoding diaminopimelate epimerase translates to MKFTKMQGTGNDFVVVQETEIEGTKDYAAMARRLCDRHFGIGADGLIVVCRSEVADIKMRIFNADGSEAEMCGNGIRCFSKYVYERNVLNKDKFRVETLAGVVVPMLEVENGMVKSVTVNMGNPVFDDTLIDFKLDVKDRSFYITYVNMGVPHVVIFVDDILVDDIVEYGPLIERHKLFPQGTNVNFVKVVSRDSLWVRTWERGVGLTLACGTGTCASAVAACRSGKVERRVTAHLAGGDLGVEWMDDGCVYMSGPAEIIFDGIVKLA, encoded by the coding sequence ATGAAATTTACGAAAATGCAGGGTACTGGAAACGACTTTGTCGTAGTGCAGGAAACCGAAATAGAGGGCACAAAAGATTATGCAGCTATGGCGCGAAGGCTGTGCGACAGGCATTTTGGAATAGGAGCGGATGGCCTCATTGTCGTATGCCGATCAGAGGTTGCTGACATAAAGATGCGCATATTCAATGCTGATGGCAGTGAAGCTGAGATGTGCGGCAATGGCATAAGGTGTTTTTCAAAGTACGTATACGAGAGGAATGTTTTGAATAAAGATAAGTTCAGGGTGGAAACGCTGGCTGGCGTGGTTGTACCCATGCTTGAAGTGGAGAACGGTATGGTGAAATCGGTTACTGTCAATATGGGCAATCCTGTATTTGACGATACGCTAATTGATTTTAAGTTGGATGTAAAAGACAGGTCTTTTTATATTACCTATGTGAACATGGGCGTACCTCATGTAGTTATATTTGTAGATGACATCTTGGTGGATGATATAGTGGAATACGGCCCTTTAATTGAGCGCCATAAATTGTTTCCCCAGGGCACCAATGTGAATTTCGTCAAGGTGGTGTCTAGGGACAGTTTATGGGTGAGGACATGGGAGAGAGGAGTGGGATTGACCTTGGCATGCGGCACTGGTACCTGCGCCAGTGCTGTGGCTGCTTGCAGGAGCGGAAAGGTTGAGCGGCGCGTGACCGCTCATCTTGCGGGAGGAGATCTGGGTGTGGAGTGGATGGACGATGGGTGTGTGTACATGTCTGGGCCTGCGGAAATAATTTTTGATGGTATAGTAAAATTAGCTTGA
- the queC gene encoding 7-cyano-7-deazaguanine synthase QueC: MKKAVVLLSGGLDSTTCMSVAHRDGYELYPLSFDYGQRHSRELQSARKVAEYYGVKHHQIVKMDNVGGSALTDLSIEVPDYKGDSSEIPVTYVPARNIIFLSYAVGYAEVVGAEAIYIGVSSVDYSGYPDCRPEFIEAFQKVIDVGTKAGVEGKPIKIITPLINLSKAQTIKLAYENGAPLHLTTTCYKGGEKACGICDSCRLRLKGFKEAGLKDPLEYEIDVDSI, encoded by the coding sequence ATGAAAAAAGCAGTAGTATTGTTGTCGGGGGGATTGGACAGTACCACATGTATGTCAGTAGCACATCGCGATGGATATGAACTATATCCCCTGTCTTTTGATTACGGCCAGAGGCATTCCCGGGAATTGCAGTCGGCGAGAAAAGTAGCGGAGTATTACGGGGTAAAGCACCACCAGATAGTGAAGATGGACAATGTAGGAGGGAGTGCGCTTACTGACCTTTCTATAGAAGTCCCGGACTATAAAGGAGACAGCTCTGAGATACCTGTGACGTATGTTCCAGCCAGGAATATCATTTTTCTCAGCTACGCTGTAGGTTATGCAGAGGTCGTAGGGGCTGAAGCCATATATATAGGGGTTAGCTCAGTAGACTACAGCGGATACCCTGATTGCAGGCCCGAATTTATAGAAGCGTTTCAAAAAGTGATCGATGTGGGGACAAAAGCCGGTGTTGAAGGGAAACCTATAAAAATAATCACGCCGTTGATAAATCTATCAAAAGCTCAAACCATAAAGCTAGCCTATGAAAACGGTGCGCCCCTTCATCTGACCACCACGTGTTATAAAGGAGGAGAAAAGGCTTGCGGGATATGTGACAGCTGCAGGCTCAGGCTGAAGGGATTTAAAGAAGCGGGGTTAAAGGATCCTCTGGAATATGAAATTGACGTTGACAGTATTTGA
- the remA gene encoding extracellular matrix/biofilm regulator RemA, giving the protein MNCSNIRLINIGFGNIISANKLVAIVSPESAPIKRIIQDARDRGMLIDATYGRRTRAVIITDSDHVILAAVQPETVANRLNSKDFGLDENILDEPDEEE; this is encoded by the coding sequence ATGAATTGTTCTAATATCAGGCTTATCAATATTGGTTTCGGGAACATCATTTCTGCCAATAAATTGGTGGCCATAGTGAGTCCTGAGTCCGCGCCTATTAAGAGGATAATTCAGGATGCCAGGGATAGGGGTATGCTTATAGATGCTACTTATGGGAGGAGGACGAGGGCGGTAATAATTACTGATAGCGACCACGTGATATTGGCAGCGGTGCAGCCGGAGACAGTGGCCAATCGCTTGAATTCCAAGGATTTTGGCTTGGACGAGAATATTCTGGATGAGCCCGATGAGGAAGAATGA
- a CDS encoding TMEM165/GDT1 family protein translates to MDAFLTALFMVVVAEMGDKTQLLSMAFATRYSALSVLTGVFIATVLNHALAVVVGTYLAEVIPVSIVQIVAALSFMFFGLWTLRGDKLEGEDKVKTRYGPVFTVALAFFVAEMGDKTQLATVALAARYHSPVHVLIGTTLGMLIADGIGIVIGDYLSRKVSEGLIKIVSAGIFILFGFATLYEAMGYNAITIGVMVFLAVLMGAIIYVMKREKDLEKH, encoded by the coding sequence ATGGATGCATTTTTAACAGCTTTATTTATGGTGGTAGTTGCGGAAATGGGAGATAAAACGCAGCTTTTGTCCATGGCTTTTGCTACAAGGTACAGCGCTTTGAGCGTATTAACAGGTGTATTTATCGCTACGGTTCTAAACCACGCCCTGGCTGTTGTGGTAGGCACATACCTTGCAGAAGTAATACCTGTTTCGATAGTTCAGATAGTTGCGGCGCTGTCTTTTATGTTTTTCGGGCTGTGGACATTAAGGGGTGATAAGCTGGAAGGAGAGGACAAAGTAAAGACGAGGTATGGGCCCGTTTTTACCGTCGCTTTGGCTTTTTTTGTAGCGGAGATGGGCGATAAGACCCAGCTAGCCACGGTTGCCCTTGCAGCTAGATACCATAGCCCTGTACACGTGCTGATTGGAACGACGCTGGGTATGCTTATAGCGGACGGTATCGGTATAGTGATAGGCGATTACCTTTCTAGGAAGGTATCTGAGGGCTTAATAAAAATCGTCTCTGCTGGTATTTTTATACTGTTTGGATTTGCCACCCTTTATGAGGCTATGGGATATAACGCTATTACCATCGGTGTAATGGTATTTCTGGCGGTGCTAATGGGCGCGATAATATACGTAATGAAAAGAGAAAAAGACCTGGAAAAGCATTAG
- the rpoZ gene encoding DNA-directed RNA polymerase subunit omega, whose protein sequence is MIYPPINDLLEKAEDKYTLAVLVAKRARQLVMGDKKLVNTDSDNPVVIAINEIDQGKVSFERTKVGIK, encoded by the coding sequence GTGATTTATCCGCCGATAAACGACCTTTTGGAAAAAGCCGAGGACAAGTATACCTTGGCTGTATTGGTGGCCAAAAGGGCAAGGCAGCTGGTTATGGGAGATAAGAAATTGGTGAATACGGACTCAGATAATCCTGTGGTCATAGCTATAAACGAGATAGATCAGGGCAAGGTATCTTTTGAACGGACTAAAGTAGGTATAAAATAA
- the gmk gene encoding guanylate kinase: MENGLLIVLSGPSGAGKGTLCRELCEKSDNYRLSVSVTTRKPRKGEVNGKNYFFVDEDQFNKMVEDDELLEWAKVYGNYYGTPRDYVERCLKEGYDVILEIDIQGALKVKEKFPEGVFIFILPPSMEELKNRIVKRGTESEEEIMKRFKSAYEELNYISKYDYAVINDDVEQAIKKIQAIIIAEKCKVNRNKEYYLSIREGLL; this comes from the coding sequence ATGGAAAATGGGCTGTTGATCGTGTTATCAGGTCCTTCAGGGGCAGGTAAAGGAACGCTGTGCAGGGAACTTTGCGAGAAAAGCGATAATTACAGGTTAAGCGTATCTGTGACCACTCGAAAGCCTAGAAAAGGAGAAGTAAATGGGAAGAATTACTTCTTTGTAGATGAGGATCAGTTTAACAAAATGGTGGAAGATGATGAGCTGTTGGAATGGGCAAAGGTATACGGAAATTATTATGGAACGCCCAGGGATTATGTAGAGCGGTGTTTAAAAGAAGGGTATGATGTGATACTGGAAATCGATATACAAGGCGCGTTAAAGGTCAAAGAAAAATTCCCTGAAGGTGTTTTTATTTTTATACTCCCGCCATCTATGGAAGAGCTGAAAAATAGGATAGTCAAGCGTGGGACAGAATCAGAAGAGGAGATAATGAAGAGATTTAAATCGGCGTACGAAGAGCTGAATTATATATCTAAATACGATTACGCTGTCATAAACGACGATGTTGAGCAGGCGATAAAAAAAATTCAGGCAATAATAATAGCTGAGAAGTGCAAAGTGAATAGGAATAAAGAGTACTATCTGAGCATAAGGGAGGGGTTACTGTGA
- a CDS encoding Chromate resistance protein ChrB, with translation MMKWLLVVYKVPPEPSTARVYAWRKLKGLGGLYIQQSVCILPYTQQNSEGILDIEKDMQKYGGEFWHFIVEQFDEKTESKLINQYNELRDREYEEIADKCNDFYAEIEKETKNENFTYAELEENEDELEKLCNWFCKVVKRDLFGASKKGQVEGMLEQCKKLLEEFAQRVYNTEES, from the coding sequence ATGATGAAGTGGTTGCTGGTAGTTTATAAAGTGCCTCCTGAGCCCTCTACAGCCCGCGTGTATGCCTGGAGGAAGTTAAAGGGCTTAGGGGGTTTATATATTCAACAATCGGTTTGTATTCTGCCTTATACTCAACAAAATTCAGAGGGGATTTTAGATATTGAAAAGGATATGCAAAAATACGGTGGCGAGTTCTGGCATTTTATAGTAGAGCAGTTCGATGAAAAAACCGAAAGCAAATTAATAAATCAATACAATGAGCTGAGGGACAGGGAATACGAAGAGATTGCTGATAAGTGCAATGATTTTTACGCGGAGATTGAAAAAGAGACAAAGAACGAGAATTTTACATACGCTGAATTGGAAGAAAATGAAGATGAGTTGGAAAAACTGTGTAATTGGTTTTGTAAGGTGGTAAAGAGGGATCTATTTGGGGCCAGCAAGAAAGGTCAGGTAGAAGGAATGCTGGAGCAGTGTAAAAAATTGCTTGAAGAGTTTGCGCAGCGAGTATATAATACTGAAGAAAGTTAG
- the coaBC gene encoding bifunctional phosphopantothenoylcysteine decarboxylase/phosphopantothenate--cysteine ligase CoaBC, producing the protein MLKGKKVVLGVTGSIAAYKAAEITRALVKERALVKVIMTASATRFITPLTFQTLSNNPVAVDMFEEPVAWEIEHISLAKWADVFLIAPATANVIGKMAAGIADDMLTTTVMATRAPVVVAPAMNVNMYTNPITQHNIDVLKQNGYHFVQPESGELACGDRGQGRLADIKDIVDCVRSLFIKKDLAGKRILVTAGPTREPIDPVRYISNYSSGKMGYALAKAARDRGAEVVLVSGPVSISPPSGVMLERINTAEEMMRSVLKHFDNVDAVIMAAAVADYRPMEYSEVKIKKSDEDMVVHLGKNPDILKELGFRKGKQVLIGFAAETNDVMLNAGKKLREKNLDMIVVNDVTQPGAGFEVDTNIVNVMTRDGDVKSFPLMDKGELSHMILDLAVDLMVR; encoded by the coding sequence ATGTTAAAAGGCAAAAAAGTCGTCCTCGGTGTGACAGGGAGTATCGCGGCGTATAAAGCTGCAGAGATCACAAGAGCGCTAGTCAAGGAAAGAGCACTGGTCAAGGTCATCATGACGGCATCTGCTACCCGCTTTATAACGCCGCTGACATTTCAGACCCTTTCAAATAACCCTGTAGCTGTAGATATGTTTGAAGAGCCTGTGGCCTGGGAAATTGAACATATATCTTTGGCTAAATGGGCTGATGTGTTTTTGATCGCGCCAGCCACAGCTAATGTCATAGGCAAGATGGCGGCGGGTATTGCCGACGACATGCTGACCACGACCGTCATGGCCACCAGGGCTCCTGTGGTCGTGGCGCCGGCTATGAACGTCAACATGTACACCAATCCCATTACTCAACACAATATAGATGTGCTAAAGCAAAACGGTTATCACTTTGTCCAGCCTGAATCAGGGGAATTGGCCTGCGGCGACAGAGGTCAGGGGAGGCTGGCGGATATTAAGGACATTGTGGATTGCGTGAGATCCCTCTTCATCAAAAAGGACCTGGCAGGTAAGAGGATACTGGTTACCGCAGGTCCTACCAGGGAGCCCATTGACCCTGTAAGGTACATATCCAATTATTCCTCTGGCAAAATGGGTTATGCGCTGGCGAAAGCTGCAAGGGATAGAGGGGCAGAAGTGGTGTTAGTGTCAGGACCTGTATCTATAAGCCCGCCGTCAGGAGTGATGTTGGAGAGGATAAATACCGCTGAGGAAATGATGAGAAGCGTGTTGAAACACTTCGATAATGTAGATGCCGTAATAATGGCCGCAGCGGTAGCTGATTACAGACCTATGGAGTACAGTGAGGTCAAGATAAAAAAGTCCGATGAGGATATGGTGGTACATCTGGGTAAAAACCCTGATATATTAAAAGAACTGGGATTTAGGAAAGGCAAACAGGTGCTTATCGGGTTCGCTGCGGAAACCAATGATGTGATGCTTAACGCAGGCAAAAAGCTGAGGGAAAAAAATCTGGACATGATCGTGGTCAACGATGTGACCCAACCTGGAGCGGGTTTTGAGGTAGATACGAACATAGTCAATGTGATGACAAGGGATGGAGATGTTAAGAGCTTTCCTTTAATGGATAAAGGAGAGCTATCCCATATGATACTGGATTTGGCAGTAGATTTAATGGTCAGGTAA
- the def gene encoding peptide deformylase, whose product MAIRNIRKYNDEILRKKSKKVEKFDERLMQLLSDMAETMYQANGVGLAAPQVGVLKRVVVIDTGDGLIELINPVIVEQEGEQIEVEGCLSIPDVLGEVKRPKKVKVNAQDRFGNNINVAGEDLLARAICHELDHLDGVLFIDKVIRFVDKNEQDKEVKRS is encoded by the coding sequence TTGGCTATAAGAAATATCAGGAAATACAATGATGAGATCTTGAGGAAGAAATCAAAAAAAGTGGAAAAATTTGACGAGAGGTTAATGCAGCTTTTAAGCGATATGGCAGAGACGATGTACCAGGCCAATGGAGTGGGCCTTGCGGCTCCTCAGGTAGGGGTGTTAAAGAGAGTGGTGGTTATAGATACGGGAGATGGCCTTATTGAGTTGATAAACCCTGTGATAGTAGAACAGGAAGGAGAGCAAATAGAAGTGGAAGGGTGTTTGAGCATTCCCGATGTCCTGGGGGAGGTCAAAAGGCCCAAAAAGGTAAAGGTCAATGCTCAAGACAGATTCGGCAATAATATAAATGTGGCAGGAGAGGATCTTTTGGCGAGGGCTATATGCCATGAGCTGGATCACCTGGATGGGGTGTTGTTCATAGATAAGGTGATAAGGTTTGTGGACAAAAATGAGCAGGATAAAGAAGTGAAGCGATCATGA
- a CDS encoding radical SAM protein, with the protein MLRVNEIFTSIQGESSSAGYLTVFVRLTGCNLRCSYCDTRYAYDEGVLMTAEQVYGEVVKKGVKRVCITGGEPLLQSDVQKLIDMLEEYEVSIETNGSIDLSRFRLPINHRFVMDVKVPSSGFSDAMDYSNFDRLRNHDEIKFVIGNREDYIWSKEVIKKYYKKGVIIFSPVYKAIEPDQIASWIIEDRLDSVRFQLQLHKYIWNPTIRGV; encoded by the coding sequence ATGTTGAGGGTTAATGAGATCTTTACCAGTATACAGGGTGAAAGCTCATCTGCAGGTTATCTTACTGTTTTTGTAAGGCTTACCGGGTGCAATCTCAGGTGCTCTTACTGCGACACCAGATACGCCTACGATGAAGGCGTGCTGATGACAGCAGAGCAGGTTTACGGCGAAGTGGTGAAAAAAGGGGTAAAGAGAGTGTGCATAACAGGCGGTGAGCCTTTGCTGCAAAGTGACGTACAGAAGCTCATAGATATGCTGGAGGAATATGAGGTTTCCATTGAGACCAATGGCTCTATAGACCTGTCGCGGTTTAGATTGCCTATAAATCACAGGTTTGTAATGGACGTAAAGGTGCCCTCTTCAGGCTTTTCTGACGCCATGGATTACAGCAATTTTGATCGCTTGAGAAATCATGATGAGATAAAGTTTGTCATAGGCAATAGAGAAGACTATATCTGGTCTAAAGAGGTTATAAAAAAGTATTACAAGAAAGGTGTCATAATTTTTTCGCCGGTGTACAAAGCCATAGAGCCAGACCAGATAGCGAGCTGGATTATAGAGGATAGGCTTGACAGCGTCAGGTTCCAGCTTCAGTTGCACAAGTACATATGGAATCCTACTATTAGAGGTGTTTAA
- a CDS encoding Rqc2 family fibronectin-binding protein gives MALDGITLYCLKSELNELIGGKIEKIYQPESETIWISVRNNKKNYKLVISSNASSARIHLTGQEFENPVTPPPFCMSLRKHLLAGIIHGIRQEGFDRILYIDVKTKTELEDPIVLTLTVEIMGKHSNIILCDQDMTIISCIKNVTQDMSRRVILPGVKYQLPPTPEKVPPDSVELNQLEELIKRCKDVSTFFTDNIQGISPLVSREILFRAGIENIGTADLKLLYSVFKGIIEGVKANRYNPCLAIDSKTGMYKDFSCIDLTHLAGKCELKNFDSVNSLLDEYYTVFTKQSRLKQLSSDLKKIIDTNLDRCYKKLKIQQEDLAEAEDREKYRLYGELITANLYNLKKGQQCADLYNYYDGNTISIPMDPSLTPAENAQRYYKRYNKLKSAYNMLLDQIEENKKEIDYLESQLTNIQQAENESDLLDIKAELIREGYIKNNTGKKEMTYRSKPRHYRHNGFDIYVGKNNMQNDYLTLRFARTEDLWLHTSKVHGSHVIIKAYGKEVPPETLEAAARLAAYYSKARESSKVPVDYTLRKYVKKPNGAKPGMVIYENYKTILVNPEIEDLEET, from the coding sequence ATGGCTTTAGACGGCATTACCCTTTACTGCCTAAAAAGCGAACTAAATGAATTAATAGGAGGCAAGATCGAAAAGATATATCAGCCTGAAAGCGAAACAATATGGATCTCTGTAAGAAACAACAAAAAAAATTACAAGCTGGTGATATCGTCAAACGCTAGTAGCGCCAGAATTCACTTGACAGGACAAGAATTTGAAAATCCTGTAACACCTCCTCCCTTTTGCATGTCTCTGAGAAAACACCTCTTAGCAGGCATAATACACGGCATACGTCAGGAGGGTTTTGACAGGATCCTTTATATAGATGTAAAGACAAAGACAGAGCTGGAAGATCCCATCGTTTTAACGCTCACCGTAGAAATCATGGGCAAGCACAGCAACATAATACTGTGCGATCAGGATATGACCATCATATCCTGTATAAAAAATGTAACCCAGGACATGAGCAGAAGGGTGATATTGCCAGGGGTTAAATACCAGCTTCCCCCTACTCCTGAGAAAGTGCCACCTGACTCCGTGGAACTAAACCAATTGGAGGAGCTTATAAAACGATGTAAAGATGTTTCGACCTTTTTCACCGATAACATCCAGGGAATAAGCCCTCTGGTGTCCAGGGAAATCCTGTTCAGGGCCGGAATAGAAAACATAGGTACTGCTGACTTAAAACTTTTATACAGTGTATTTAAAGGTATAATTGAGGGAGTGAAGGCAAACAGATATAATCCATGCCTCGCCATTGACAGCAAAACAGGGATGTACAAAGATTTTTCTTGCATAGATTTGACCCATCTGGCAGGTAAATGTGAGCTTAAAAATTTTGACAGCGTAAACAGCCTTTTAGACGAGTACTACACGGTTTTTACAAAGCAGTCTAGATTAAAGCAGCTTTCATCAGACCTCAAAAAGATCATCGACACCAATCTGGACAGATGCTACAAGAAATTAAAAATCCAGCAAGAAGATCTTGCAGAGGCAGAAGACAGGGAGAAATACAGGCTATACGGTGAACTCATCACGGCCAACCTGTACAACCTGAAAAAAGGCCAGCAATGCGCTGACCTGTACAACTATTACGACGGAAATACCATTAGCATCCCCATGGATCCCTCACTGACCCCTGCCGAAAACGCCCAGAGGTACTACAAGCGATACAATAAACTAAAGAGCGCATACAATATGCTCTTAGATCAGATTGAAGAAAACAAAAAAGAGATAGACTACCTGGAAAGCCAGCTCACAAATATCCAACAGGCAGAGAATGAATCAGATCTCTTGGATATAAAAGCCGAGCTCATCAGAGAGGGGTATATAAAAAACAACACCGGAAAAAAAGAAATGACATACCGTTCAAAACCAAGGCATTACAGGCACAACGGCTTTGACATATACGTGGGCAAAAACAACATGCAAAACGACTATCTGACTTTGCGTTTTGCCAGAACAGAAGACCTTTGGTTGCACACTAGCAAGGTACACGGCTCTCACGTGATAATAAAGGCATATGGCAAAGAGGTGCCTCCTGAAACCCTGGAGGCCGCTGCGAGGCTAGCGGCCTATTACAGCAAGGCAAGGGAGTCCAGCAAAGTACCTGTAGACTACACCTTGAGAAAATATGTAAAAAAGCCTAACGGCGCCAAGCCAGGCATGGTTATATACGAAAACTATAAAACCATATTGGTAAACCCCGAGATTGAGGATTTAGAGGAGACCTAA